A genomic region of Helicoverpa armigera isolate CAAS_96S chromosome 31, ASM3070526v1, whole genome shotgun sequence contains the following coding sequences:
- the Mmy gene encoding UDP-N-acetylhexosamine pyrophosphorylase-like protein 1 encodes MSYDNLIENLNSHGQGHLLKYWPELNEKQRDQLISDLKKIDLAEVNELFRRANDTSKVISEKVEDLKPIPDSHYEAVPNLTNEKIEEYESIGLKEISDGKVGVLLLAGGQATRLGFGHPKGMYDVGLPSRKTLFQIQAERIVRVQQMAAQKYGKEGRITWYIMTSEHTRGPTSDYFKSHSYFGLNEEDIVYFEQGTLPCFDFEGKIFLDEKHHVASAPDGNGGLYRALKSQGVLADIAKRGVEHLHAHSVDNILIKVADPVFIGYCKSKNADCAAKVVQKSSPSEAVGVVCRVNGHYKVVEYSELTDEAAESRTADGRLTFSAGNICNHYFSSEFLNKICNFESKLKLHVAKKKIPYVDHEGIRQKPTEPNGIKMEKFIFDVFEFAENFICLEVARDVEFSALKNNDAAKKDCPSTAKQDLLRLHRKYIREAGGIVEDNIDVEISPLLSYGGENLQELVSGEVFTISPYHLKSMQESAANGNGVNGNH; translated from the coding sequence ATGTCGTACGACAATTTGATCGAAAACCTAAACAGCCACGGTCAAGGGCACTTGCTGAAATACTGGCCGGAACTGAACGAAAAACAGCGGGACCAATTGAttagtgatttaaaaaaaatcgacttGGCCGAAGTCAATGAGTTATTCCGTCGGGCGAATGATACGAGCAAAGTTATTTCGGAAAAAGTTGAAGACTTGAAGCCTATTCCTGACTCTCATTATGAAGCTGTTCCTAACTTGACGAACGAGAAAATAGAAGAGTATGAAAGTATTGGTTTGAAAGAAATTAGTGATGGAAAAGTTGGTGTGCTACTTCTCGCGGGCGGGCAGGCTACCAGGCTCGGCTTCGGCCATCCGAAAGGTATGTACGATGTCGGCTTACCATCGAGAAAGACACTATTCCAAATTCAAGCTGAAAGAATTGTCAGAGTACAGCAAATGGCAGCTCAGAAGTATGGAAAAGAAGGTCGTATTACCTGGTATATAATGACTTCGGAGCACACAAGGGGACCAACCTCGGACTACTTCAAAAGTCATTCCTATTTCGGTTTGAATGAAGAGGATATTGTGTACTTTGAGCAGGGAACATTGCCGTGTTTTGATTTTGAgggcaaaatatttttggatgaaAAGCACCATGTTGCATCAGCCCCTGATGGCAATGGAGGACTCTACAGAGCGCTAAAGTCCCAAGGTGTGTTAGCTGATATTGCTAAGCGTGGTGTTGAGCACTTACACGCTCATTCCGTGGACAATATACTAATCAAAGTGGCTGATCCAGTATTCATCGGTTACTGTAAGAGCAAAAATGCTGATTGTGCTGCAAAAGTTGTTCAGAAGTCTTCTCCAAGTGAAGCTGTAGGTGTGGTGTGTCGTGTGAATGGACATTACAAGGTTGTGGAGTACTCAGAACTGACTGATGAGGCAGCAGAAAGCCGTACCGCTGACGGTAGACTCACATTCTCAGCGGGTAACATCTGCAATCATTACTTCTCATCCGAATTCTTAAACAAAATCTGTAACTTCGAATCTAAACTGAAACTCCATGTGGCCAAGAAGAAGATTCCTTACGTAGACCATGAAGGGATCCGTCAGAAGCCAACAGAACCGAATGGCATCAAAATGGAGAAGTTTATATTTGACGTGTTTGAGTTTGCTGAGAACTTCATTTGTTTGGAAGTGGCCAGAGATGTGGAGTTCTCTGCTCTGAAGAACAATGATGCTGCTAAGAAAGACTGTCCGTCAACTGCCAAGCAGGATCTCTTGAGGCTTCACCGAAAATACATCAGGGAAGCCGGTGGAATAGTGGAAGATAACATTGATGTGGAGATCTCTCCGCTTCTCTCGTACGGTGGGGAGAACTTACAAGAGCTGGTCAGTGGTGAGGTCTTCACAATCAGTCCTTACCACTTAAAGAGTATGCAAGAGTCCGCAGCCAACGGTAATGGAGTGAACGGTAATCATTAG
- the LOC110380131 gene encoding uncharacterized protein LOC110380131 gives MSNVFIQKVLYLLLIAIEFVLAIVYSVINSIFLLLKLLLNYVFNVNMTESSKKRKRNSNDQPNQTVALRGAIDANWQKFLSSSLIMDKKTEKPAQENNKAQYSGTFRRARKKKAKDHDNVQNDMKTLNLASNGDTLVNKVDLDKNCNSNNVNGAVKNNNNNKNRITKFLAMDCEMVGVGYDGNDHMLARVSIVNKFGDCIYDKFVKAREEVKDYRTDVSGVRKEDLLNGEDFTKVQKEVSELIKGRILVGHSLKNDLSVLFLSHPKRNIRDTSRYKPFRKITKGSTPSLKRLAKEILGIDIQSGEHSSVEDARAAMQLYCSVARQWEPTLVDKRGKKKVNPDDD, from the exons ATGTCAAATGTCTTCATTCAGAAAGTACTTTATTTACTCCTGATCGCGATTGAATTCGTGCTTGCTATTGTTTACAGTGTGAtaaacagtatatttttattactgaaattgttattaaattacgtttttaatgtaaatatgacCGAATCATCGAAAAAACGCAAGAGAAATTCAAATGACCAACCTAACCAAACGGTTGCCCTCCGCGGTGCTATAGATGCAAACTGGCAAAAGTTCTTATCAAGCAGCCTTATTATGGACAAGAAAACAGAAAAACCAGCTCAGGAAAACAACAAAGCTCAATATTCAGGCACATTCCGTCGCGCTAGGAAGAAAAAGGCAAAAGACCACGACAATGTACAAAATGACATGAAAACTTTAAACTTGGCTTCGAACGGAGATACATTAGTCAATAAAGTAGATTTAGATAAAAACTGTAACTCTAACAATGTTAATGGTGCTgtgaaaaacaataataacaataaaaatcgtataacAAAGTTCTTAGCGATGGATTGTGAAATGGTAGGCGTAGGTTATGACGGCAACGATCATATGCTAGCTAGAGTGTCCATAGTCAACAAATTCGGAGACTGCATCTACGACAAGTTCGTGAAAGCGCGGGAAGAGGTCAAAGACTATAGAACAGATGTCAGTGGAGTGAGAAAAGAGGATTTATTGAACGGAGAAGATTTTACCAAAGTTCAGAAAGAAGTGTCTGAACTGATTAAGGGAAGGATACTAGTTGGTCATTCTTTGAAGAATGACTTGTCTGTATTGTTCCTGTCACATCCTAAGAGAAATATTAGAGATACGTCAAGATATAAACCGTTTAGAAAG ATAACCAAAGGCAGCACACCATCTCTCAAGCGGCTTGCTAAGGAGATCCTCGGCATAGACATACAGTCCGGCGAGCACAGCTCGGTAGAAGACGCCCGTGCGGCCATGCAACTATACTGCAGCGTGGCTCGACAGTGGGAGCCCACCCTCGTTGACAAGCGCGGCAAGAAGAAAGTTAACCCGGATGATGATTAG